One Neisseria sicca genomic region harbors:
- a CDS encoding DUF4132 domain-containing protein yields MTQNQTVQISDSRRAEFNQLLDVLQREWRQKCLNEYDTINLKLCPSFTEVEKAAPEYRVDFLIHCIDLIRGWGRNKVFNNKGGDWIRSYGTTRAAVAMALARKTLPMTEQDVQRIFAAMLDDNGLSERQADDYPLKYLINQIKKQFPNPSETLSECLKNACSRYRVFAENLWDKKAATANLAALAELAGGSAEACFPAQDDEFAQYANPQLAALPPEQQDVWSKIIALALSANAGKPSEKYLKEAKTLIDTLGADRFKKMLHGWIEFVYGNEEVRIETFTHEYRGGSYNYDTHVLPVCSINQTVLKGLVWMCSHFHDSATLSALTQLALHSYDKIPNLGARYAAMGNACFYALFRSKGLDGIACLSRLRLRIKFSNVQSAIAKYLDEAAAQRGVSRNEIEDMAVDSFGLQEGCRDYDFGGYTCRLAVTGVGKSELRWFKPDGSPQKTVPAFVKTDHADKLKKIKAAQKNLNTTLTAQRDRLDQMMRSEHRVPLEHAEQYYWQHGLMSCLTRPLIWQFFRDENDTQGCTALWLDGTWVDETGAQTDVSDCLQISLWHPALATQQSIAQWRKLLLDKEIRQPLKQAYREIYLLTEAEINTKTYSNRFAAHILKQHQYMTLAKGRGWKGSLAGAWDGGDDATVSLDLPEYNLRAEFWTNAVDSEEAWTESGIWQYVSTDQVRFHRLDDGYNATALDLIDIPPRMFSEVLRDVDLFVGVASVGNDPTWEDNGGEARFYSYWQSYSFGDLGEVAKTRKAVLETLLPRLKIAKVAHIDGNFLVVQGKLRTYKIHIGSSNILMLPDDQYLCIVPDSRKKDASDKLFIPFEGDNTLSVVLSKAMLLAEDDKITDSTITSQIQR; encoded by the coding sequence ATGACCCAAAACCAAACCGTGCAGATTTCCGACAGTCGCCGTGCCGAGTTCAATCAGCTTCTCGACGTACTGCAAAGGGAATGGCGCCAAAAATGTTTGAACGAATACGACACGATAAATCTGAAACTCTGCCCCAGCTTTACCGAAGTGGAGAAAGCCGCTCCCGAATACCGCGTCGATTTCCTGATCCACTGCATTGATTTGATACGCGGCTGGGGACGAAATAAAGTTTTTAACAATAAAGGCGGGGACTGGATACGCAGTTACGGCACCACCCGTGCGGCGGTGGCGATGGCTCTAGCGCGCAAAACGCTGCCGATGACAGAGCAGGATGTGCAGCGCATTTTTGCCGCCATGCTGGACGACAACGGGCTGTCCGAACGACAGGCAGATGACTATCCGCTCAAATATCTGATCAACCAAATCAAAAAACAGTTTCCCAATCCGAGCGAAACGCTTTCGGAATGCCTGAAAAACGCCTGCAGCCGTTACCGCGTCTTTGCGGAAAACCTGTGGGACAAGAAAGCCGCTACCGCCAACCTTGCCGCTCTGGCGGAACTGGCAGGCGGTTCTGCCGAAGCCTGCTTCCCCGCCCAAGACGACGAGTTTGCCCAGTACGCCAATCCGCAGCTTGCCGCGCTGCCACCGGAACAGCAGGACGTATGGAGCAAGATCATTGCGCTTGCCCTATCCGCCAATGCGGGCAAGCCAAGCGAAAAATACCTAAAAGAAGCCAAAACGCTGATTGACACGCTGGGGGCGGACAGGTTCAAAAAGATGCTGCACGGCTGGATAGAATTTGTCTACGGTAATGAAGAAGTACGTATTGAAACCTTTACCCACGAATACAGAGGCGGCTCATACAACTACGACACCCATGTCCTGCCCGTTTGCAGCATCAACCAGACCGTGCTCAAAGGGCTGGTGTGGATGTGCAGCCATTTCCACGACAGCGCCACCCTGTCCGCCCTTACCCAGCTTGCGCTGCATTCATACGACAAAATCCCCAATCTCGGCGCGCGCTATGCTGCTATGGGCAACGCCTGTTTCTACGCGCTGTTCCGCTCCAAAGGGCTGGACGGCATCGCCTGCCTTTCACGCCTGCGCCTGCGGATTAAGTTCAGCAACGTACAGAGCGCGATTGCCAAATATTTGGACGAAGCCGCTGCGCAGCGGGGCGTATCCCGCAACGAAATCGAAGACATGGCGGTGGACAGTTTCGGCTTGCAGGAAGGCTGCCGCGACTATGACTTCGGCGGCTACACCTGCCGTCTGGCGGTAACGGGCGTAGGCAAGTCCGAACTGCGCTGGTTCAAACCCGACGGCTCGCCGCAGAAAACCGTACCCGCCTTCGTGAAAACCGACCATGCCGACAAACTGAAAAAGATTAAAGCCGCACAAAAAAACCTCAACACCACGCTCACAGCCCAACGCGACCGCTTGGACCAAATGATGCGCTCCGAACACCGCGTACCGCTGGAACACGCCGAACAGTATTACTGGCAGCACGGGCTGATGTCCTGCCTCACGCGCCCGCTAATATGGCAGTTTTTCCGCGACGAAAACGATACGCAGGGTTGCACTGCATTGTGGTTGGACGGAACATGGGTGGACGAAACGGGCGCGCAAACCGATGTTTCGGACTGCCTGCAAATCAGCTTGTGGCATCCCGCGCTCGCTACGCAGCAAAGCATCGCCCAATGGCGTAAACTGCTGCTGGACAAAGAAATCCGCCAGCCGCTGAAACAGGCATACCGCGAAATCTATCTGCTTACCGAAGCCGAAATCAACACCAAAACATACAGCAACCGTTTTGCCGCCCACATCCTGAAACAACACCAATACATGACGCTTGCCAAAGGGCGCGGCTGGAAAGGCTCGCTGGCCGGCGCGTGGGACGGCGGCGACGATGCAACCGTATCGTTGGATTTGCCCGAATACAACCTGCGCGCCGAATTTTGGACAAACGCGGTGGACAGCGAAGAAGCGTGGACGGAAAGCGGTATCTGGCAGTATGTCAGCACCGACCAAGTGCGCTTTCACCGGTTGGACGACGGTTACAATGCCACCGCGCTGGACTTAATTGATATTCCGCCGCGCATGTTTTCCGAAGTGTTGCGCGACGTGGATTTGTTTGTGGGCGTGGCGAGCGTAGGCAACGACCCGACTTGGGAAGACAACGGCGGAGAGGCGCGTTTTTACAGCTACTGGCAGAGCTATTCCTTCGGCGATTTGGGCGAAGTCGCCAAAACCCGCAAAGCCGTGCTGGAAACCCTGCTGCCGCGCCTGAAAATCGCCAAGGTTGCCCACATAGACGGCAACTTCCTCGTCGTGCAGGGCAAACTGCGTACCTACAAAATCCACATCGGCAGCAGCAACATCCTGATGCTGCCGGACGACCAATACCTCTGCATCGTGCCCGACAGCCGCAAAAAAGACGCATCCGACAAGCTGTTTATCCCGTTTGAGGGCGACAACACACTCTCGGTCGTCCTCTCCAAAGCCATGCTGCTGGCGGAAGACGACAAGATTACCGACAGCACGATTACCTCGCAGATTCAGCGGTAA
- a CDS encoding PP2C family protein-serine/threonine phosphatase encodes MFQLAYFQMVGAGKARNQDALFDGTAVRQVRLHKTRVSEADDAVRLAVADGVSSSPAAHLASRFWLDAFVREGDAEGRFLRRLHGSFCDTLADEYFGSSSTFASAVVEADGLCRICNVGDSRVYHISAEGRWRQVSHDHTVLADLIEQGEARADTEYADMYYSLAHCLIADDEETHFKIFTDSFALQRGEAVLVCSDGLHDALPHERLEALWNASPSLLDKLEALRRAVKRVPYHDDCSAAVCLRQR; translated from the coding sequence ATGTTTCAGCTTGCCTATTTTCAAATGGTCGGTGCCGGCAAAGCACGCAATCAGGATGCCTTGTTTGACGGCACGGCGGTGCGTCAGGTCAGGCTGCACAAAACCCGCGTGTCTGAGGCGGATGATGCCGTGCGGCTGGCAGTGGCCGACGGCGTATCCAGCAGCCCCGCCGCGCATCTTGCCAGCCGGTTTTGGTTGGACGCCTTCGTGCGCGAGGGCGATGCGGAAGGGCGTTTCCTGCGAAGGTTGCACGGCAGCTTTTGCGACACGCTTGCCGATGAATATTTCGGCTCGTCCTCGACTTTTGCGTCGGCAGTCGTCGAGGCGGACGGTTTGTGCCGCATCTGCAATGTCGGCGACAGCCGTGTTTACCATATATCGGCAGAGGGGCGTTGGCGGCAGGTAAGCCATGACCACACGGTGTTGGCTGATTTAATCGAGCAGGGGGAAGCGCGGGCAGATACGGAATACGCCGATATGTACTATTCTTTGGCGCACTGCCTGATAGCGGATGACGAAGAAACCCATTTTAAAATTTTTACCGATTCATTTGCTCTGCAAAGAGGCGAGGCAGTTTTGGTTTGTTCTGACGGTCTGCACGACGCGCTACCTCATGAACGCTTGGAAGCATTATGGAACGCTTCCCCGTCTTTGCTAGATAAGTTGGAAGCCTTACGCCGAGCAGTAAAAAGGGTTCCCTATCATGACGATTGTTCGGCAGCGGTATGCCTGCGGCAAAGATAG